One region of Microbacterium rhizosphaerae genomic DNA includes:
- a CDS encoding carboxymuconolactone decarboxylase family protein, whose product MTTDEEDRQFAAALDEAERMLGFRLERFLGATETEPANAADFKRLATVQAFGAAWPRTEHIDTRTRALISVTIAATLGVLEPLRGQLRIALNNGVTREEVVEAFIQISAYAGAARAFESYGIAAEVFAE is encoded by the coding sequence ATGACCACCGACGAAGAAGACCGCCAGTTCGCCGCCGCCCTGGACGAAGCAGAGCGGATGCTCGGATTCCGCCTCGAGCGATTCCTCGGCGCCACCGAGACCGAGCCGGCCAACGCAGCTGATTTCAAACGACTCGCCACCGTTCAGGCGTTCGGTGCCGCATGGCCCCGCACGGAACACATTGACACCCGCACCCGCGCCTTAATCTCAGTCACCATCGCCGCCACGCTCGGCGTCCTCGAACCGCTCCGTGGCCAGCTCCGTATCGCACTCAACAACGGTGTCACCAGAGAAGAAGTCGTCGAGGCCTTCATCCAAATCAGCGCGTACGCTGGCGCCGCCCGCGCCTTCGAGAGCTACGGCATCGCAGCCGAGGTATTCGCCGAATAG
- a CDS encoding nitroreductase family deazaflavin-dependent oxidoreductase → MCSSEIASTRVNNDVNTALHRSQLIDLTTTGRRSRLPRRIEIFLHDEDGVLFITGMPRRDRIRDWIQNITADPHVIVHLKNGIEADIPATARVITDPHEARPLIEAAARRWRRDDVDEMIAHSPLIVLTAATAPAA, encoded by the coding sequence GTGTGCAGCAGCGAGATTGCTTCAACACGTGTGAACAACGACGTCAACACGGCCCTGCACCGAAGTCAGCTCATCGACTTGACCACGACCGGTCGCCGTAGCCGGCTACCTCGCCGCATCGAGATCTTCCTGCACGATGAGGACGGCGTGCTGTTCATCACCGGGATGCCGCGTCGAGACCGCATACGGGACTGGATCCAGAACATCACCGCTGACCCCCACGTCATCGTGCATTTGAAGAACGGCATCGAGGCCGACATTCCTGCCACGGCGCGGGTCATCACCGATCCCCACGAAGCACGGCCGCTCATCGAGGCCGCCGCACGCCGATGGCGCAGAGACGATGTCGACGAGATGATCGCGCACAGTCCGCTCATCGTGCTGACCGCGGCTACCGCGCCCGCCGCCTGA
- a CDS encoding MafI family immunity protein: MALERDLRRLADDLGTHIGAELVAEFVEFVDVGEYGVGLEILCDRLSDDAEPLLRREIVAIRALADAMGIDRPSVADLSELAVEDQ, encoded by the coding sequence ATGGCGCTCGAACGAGATCTTCGACGACTCGCGGACGACCTCGGGACACATATTGGGGCTGAGCTCGTCGCCGAGTTCGTAGAGTTCGTCGACGTCGGTGAGTACGGCGTTGGTCTCGAGATCCTCTGCGATCGTCTATCGGACGACGCAGAGCCGTTGTTGAGGCGAGAGATCGTGGCGATCCGGGCACTCGCCGATGCCATGGGTATCGACCGTCCGAGCGTCGCGGACCTTAGTGAGCTCGCTGTCGAGGACCAGTGA
- a CDS encoding LysR family transcriptional regulator translates to MDISLLIRFVAVADELHFPRAADALNIPLAALYSSIEKLENELGQPLFVRDSAQTRLTKAGALLLVTAREEIAAAPTPAPKPVVPPGGKAKASKGKGRTPVVKGQPKPYKKRQGR, encoded by the coding sequence GTGGATATCAGCCTGCTCATCCGGTTCGTCGCCGTCGCCGATGAGCTGCACTTTCCGCGAGCAGCGGACGCCTTGAACATCCCGCTGGCTGCCTTGTACTCGTCGATCGAGAAGCTCGAGAATGAGCTCGGGCAGCCGCTGTTCGTCCGCGACAGCGCCCAGACACGCTTGACCAAAGCCGGAGCGCTCCTTCTTGTCACGGCCAGGGAGGAGATCGCCGCCGCTCCCACGCCGGCGCCGAAACCTGTGGTTCCGCCCGGCGGCAAGGCCAAGGCCTCGAAGGGCAAGGGTCGCACCCCTGTCGTGAAAGGTCAGCCCAAGCCCTACAAGAAACGGCAGGGCCGGTAG
- a CDS encoding AAA family ATPase, producing MLRFDDPLPVRPKRVLVAGVSGVGKTSLASRIAEIIDAPHTEIDALYHGAGWVPRDDFLDDVRTLIAEESWTTEWQYSTARPLLAAAADTLVWLDLRFATVTLPRVVRRTIRRRLRREILWNGNVEPPLHTIFSDREHIVRWAVSTRNTYRTRVPALEHDHAGLAVVRLESQRQVERWLRGSLVDAVR from the coding sequence GTGCTGCGCTTCGACGACCCGCTCCCGGTACGGCCGAAACGTGTCTTGGTCGCGGGAGTGTCGGGGGTCGGAAAGACGAGCCTCGCGAGTCGAATCGCGGAGATCATCGATGCCCCGCATACCGAGATCGACGCGCTGTATCACGGCGCCGGCTGGGTTCCGCGCGACGACTTCCTCGACGACGTGCGCACACTGATCGCCGAAGAGTCATGGACCACCGAGTGGCAGTACTCGACCGCGCGGCCGCTCCTCGCGGCCGCCGCCGACACGCTGGTCTGGCTGGATCTGCGGTTCGCGACGGTCACTCTCCCCCGCGTCGTGCGACGCACGATTCGGAGGCGATTGCGACGCGAGATCTTGTGGAACGGCAACGTCGAGCCCCCGTTGCACACGATCTTCAGCGACCGGGAGCACATCGTGCGATGGGCGGTCTCCACCCGGAACACGTATCGAACGCGCGTGCCGGCGCTCGAACATGACCATGCTGGTCTGGCTGTGGTCCGCCTCGAGTCTCAGCGCCAGGTCGAACGCTGGCTCCGCGGATCACTCGTCGACGCCGTTCGGTGA
- a CDS encoding DUF427 domain-containing protein translates to MTRPTPDPVAPGQESVWDYPRPPRIERVSSRVLIRLGGDVIIDTDDVVRVLETSHPPVYYLPMAAFADGALMDAEGSSFCEFKGFARYLDVRGGGVTVPRAAWNYPRPSEGYEALTGRVAVYAGPMDACELDGELVTPQPGRFYGGWITSAIAGPFKGAPASAGW, encoded by the coding sequence ATGACCCGTCCCACTCCCGATCCGGTCGCACCGGGCCAGGAGTCGGTGTGGGACTACCCGCGACCGCCCCGGATCGAGCGGGTCTCGAGCCGGGTGCTGATCCGCCTCGGAGGCGACGTCATCATCGACACCGACGACGTCGTGCGCGTTCTCGAGACGAGCCATCCACCTGTCTACTATCTGCCGATGGCGGCCTTCGCCGACGGAGCGCTCATGGACGCCGAAGGCAGCTCGTTCTGCGAGTTCAAAGGCTTCGCCCGCTACCTCGACGTGCGGGGAGGTGGGGTGACCGTTCCTCGTGCAGCGTGGAATTATCCGCGACCATCCGAAGGGTACGAGGCCCTCACCGGACGCGTGGCGGTGTACGCCGGACCCATGGACGCCTGCGAACTCGACGGCGAACTGGTCACACCCCAGCCCGGCAGGTTCTACGGCGGATGGATCACCTCGGCGATCGCGGGTCCATTCAAGGGTGCCCCGGCGTCCGCGGGTTGGTGA
- a CDS encoding response regulator transcription factor, with protein MVEFVRSARVSWSAQRCRHRVETSVQFRILRFVSTECARVLLAEDDVRLAEMLADLLESEGHEVTVVHDGQRALHEAMTRSFDVLVFDRGLPSREGLDVIEALRGRGNTVPALILSALGNPADRVEGLQRGAEDYLAKPFDIDELLARINVLRRKSAAPTEGVRVPGGVLYPSRHEVEREDGVVILSERETGLLATLARRPTQVFTRAELLERVFADAEETGVVDAYVHHLRKKLGRACVLTVRGVGYALGSVS; from the coding sequence GTGGTCGAGTTCGTGCGCTCTGCGAGAGTGAGTTGGAGCGCACAACGCTGCCGTCACCGCGTGGAGACGTCGGTCCAGTTTCGTATACTGCGGTTCGTGTCCACTGAGTGTGCTCGCGTGCTTCTCGCCGAGGACGATGTACGTCTAGCGGAGATGCTCGCTGATCTGCTGGAGTCCGAGGGGCACGAGGTCACGGTCGTCCATGACGGTCAGCGCGCTCTGCATGAGGCCATGACACGCTCGTTCGACGTGCTGGTCTTCGATCGTGGGCTGCCGAGCCGTGAGGGTCTCGATGTGATCGAGGCTCTGCGCGGAAGGGGCAACACTGTGCCGGCGCTGATCCTGTCTGCGCTGGGGAACCCCGCGGATCGCGTCGAGGGACTTCAGAGGGGCGCGGAGGACTACCTGGCGAAGCCGTTCGACATCGATGAGCTGCTTGCGCGGATCAACGTGCTGCGACGGAAGTCCGCGGCCCCGACGGAGGGTGTCCGAGTGCCGGGCGGCGTGCTGTACCCGTCGCGGCATGAGGTGGAACGTGAGGACGGTGTGGTGATCCTCTCGGAGCGGGAGACCGGCTTGCTCGCGACGTTGGCGCGGCGCCCCACTCAGGTGTTCACCCGCGCGGAGCTGCTCGAGCGCGTCTTCGCTGATGCCGAGGAGACGGGCGTCGTCGACGCGTACGTGCACCATCTTCGGAAGAAACTCGGCCGAGCCTGCGTGCTCACCGTCAGGGGCGTGGGCTACGCGCTCGGGTCGGTCTCGTGA
- a CDS encoding sensor histidine kinase, whose translation MTVSRRRRRDGPADAAGLRRAVRRLTVAFSALMVGLFLVIAGVVVIIVAATANESLLNALTSAEHAGPSAELPPGTFVAIQSSSGVTVSPEAPEGFPVTSSMASAVEGGAPVVERVTLDGAPYMIRTDSDSGRVVQVAVSTREGDEEMARLLSSLLLAGVPAVAGAVLIAWWMSGRAMRPMADALAMQRRFVADAGHELRTPVTLLSTRAQLLLRTSPPGQKAGIQEIVTDARSLTDILEDLLVAADPRQDAERVPVLLASVADDVLASVEPEAASRQVTAARTPGGSDVAVLGTRAALIRLVMALVSNAMDHAATHVEVSVTATGREAVLRVADDGPGFPEGFDQHALTRFASARPDAARGGRGGASPRHYGLGLALVAEVAARHGGRVEIGAHAGGGAVVTVRFPRIKNG comes from the coding sequence GTGACGGTGTCCCGTCGACGTCGGCGGGATGGGCCGGCCGACGCTGCCGGGCTGCGCCGGGCGGTGCGGCGACTGACGGTCGCCTTCTCCGCCCTGATGGTGGGATTGTTCCTCGTCATCGCCGGTGTCGTGGTCATCATCGTCGCCGCGACCGCGAACGAGTCTCTGCTGAACGCATTGACTTCCGCCGAGCACGCCGGGCCGTCCGCAGAGTTGCCGCCCGGGACGTTCGTCGCCATCCAGTCATCGTCCGGGGTGACGGTCTCGCCCGAGGCCCCAGAAGGATTCCCTGTGACGTCCTCCATGGCGTCTGCCGTGGAGGGCGGGGCACCCGTCGTGGAGCGGGTCACTCTCGACGGCGCCCCGTACATGATCCGCACGGACTCCGACTCCGGGCGGGTTGTCCAGGTCGCCGTGAGCACGAGGGAGGGTGATGAGGAGATGGCTCGTCTCCTGTCTTCTCTGCTCCTGGCGGGGGTGCCCGCCGTGGCCGGCGCCGTCTTGATCGCGTGGTGGATGTCGGGGCGTGCGATGCGGCCGATGGCTGATGCGCTCGCGATGCAGCGGCGGTTCGTCGCCGACGCGGGTCACGAGCTGAGGACCCCGGTGACGCTGTTGAGCACCCGCGCGCAGCTTCTGCTGCGGACCTCCCCGCCCGGTCAGAAGGCCGGCATTCAGGAGATCGTGACCGACGCGCGGTCCCTGACGGACATCCTGGAGGACCTGCTGGTCGCCGCAGATCCGAGACAGGATGCTGAGCGTGTGCCTGTGCTCCTGGCCTCGGTGGCTGACGACGTCCTCGCGTCGGTGGAGCCGGAGGCCGCCTCGCGTCAGGTGACGGCCGCGAGGACACCGGGCGGATCCGACGTGGCCGTGCTCGGCACGCGCGCTGCCCTGATTCGTCTTGTCATGGCATTGGTGTCGAATGCGATGGATCACGCTGCCACGCATGTGGAGGTGAGTGTCACTGCGACCGGGCGCGAGGCGGTGCTGCGGGTGGCCGATGACGGGCCGGGCTTTCCGGAGGGATTCGATCAGCATGCCTTGACGCGGTTCGCGAGCGCACGCCCGGACGCGGCGAGGGGGGGACGCGGCGGCGCGAGCCCCCGTCATTACGGACTCGGGCTGGCCTTGGTCGCGGAGGTGGCGGCACGTCACGGCGGACGGGTCGAGATCGGAGCGCACGCGGGTGGAGGCGCCGTGGTCACGGTCCGCTTCCCGCGCATCAAGAACGGATAG
- a CDS encoding FAD:protein FMN transferase produces the protein MPALSHPSDRAVEGRADWTIWNLDASVVTRSEHLHKAREIADQLLADVDRACSRFRPDSETITLAGASASGVDVSPTLAALVRGSLSAAEWTQGDVDPTLGAQMSHLGYDRDIADIRLGSASAPLTDDSVRDVPVPPRGVGWRDVQLNGNHLQVPAGVILDLGATAKAMAADLIAARVAEDLGGPVLVSLGGDISTAGARDEPWQVRIDDGAGEPTQQVSLEPGWAIATSSTLHRRWRKSGRWMHHILDPRSGLPAPMTWRTATVAAPDCLRANAFSTAAIVRGPGAARLLANAQLAARLVDIDGNVHCIGGWPEEQDADRAR, from the coding sequence ATGCCTGCGCTTTCCCACCCTTCCGATCGGGCGGTGGAGGGACGGGCGGACTGGACGATCTGGAACCTGGACGCGTCTGTTGTCACCAGGTCTGAGCACCTGCACAAGGCCCGGGAGATCGCGGACCAGCTTCTCGCCGACGTCGACCGAGCCTGCAGCAGGTTCCGTCCCGACTCCGAGACCATCACCCTGGCGGGCGCGAGCGCCTCGGGCGTCGACGTGTCCCCGACGCTCGCCGCGCTGGTGCGCGGGAGCCTGTCCGCCGCCGAGTGGACGCAGGGCGATGTCGACCCCACTCTGGGTGCACAGATGTCGCATCTGGGATACGACCGCGACATCGCCGACATCCGCCTGGGATCAGCTTCCGCTCCTCTGACGGACGATTCGGTCCGCGACGTGCCGGTCCCCCCACGCGGGGTGGGGTGGCGAGATGTCCAGCTCAACGGGAACCACCTTCAGGTGCCCGCCGGCGTGATCCTGGACCTCGGCGCGACCGCGAAGGCCATGGCTGCGGACCTCATCGCCGCCCGGGTGGCCGAGGACCTGGGCGGCCCGGTCCTCGTCAGCCTGGGCGGCGATATATCGACTGCGGGTGCGCGCGACGAGCCATGGCAGGTGCGCATAGACGATGGCGCGGGCGAGCCGACCCAACAGGTGTCATTGGAGCCGGGATGGGCGATCGCGACGTCGAGCACGCTGCACCGCCGATGGCGGAAGAGCGGGCGATGGATGCACCACATCCTCGATCCGCGCAGTGGACTGCCTGCCCCGATGACGTGGCGCACCGCGACCGTCGCCGCCCCGGACTGCCTGCGGGCGAATGCGTTCAGCACGGCCGCCATCGTGCGCGGCCCCGGCGCTGCGCGGTTGCTGGCGAACGCCCAGCTCGCCGCCCGCCTCGTGGACATCGACGGGAACGTCCACTGCATCGGCGGCTGGCCCGAAGAACAGGACGCTGACCGTGCTCGATAA
- a CDS encoding ferric reductase-like transmembrane domain-containing protein: protein MLDNVMWAFGRASGVVALVLLTASVVIGIVTRSGRPLPVIPRFSVQLIHRTIALTSTVFVLLHVGTLLLDSYAKLTLSDILVPFLSAAKNPVWVGFGTVALDLLIAVIVTALLRNRIGTRAFKAVHWATYLLWPVSLAHAIGSGTNGTSGWFLVLAGFCTLAVAAAVLWRLTPRFEEAATLQEASRNSLRRPDGGSR from the coding sequence GTGCTCGATAACGTGATGTGGGCATTCGGCCGCGCCAGCGGCGTCGTCGCGCTCGTGCTTCTGACCGCATCCGTCGTGATCGGCATCGTCACCCGGTCAGGGCGGCCCCTGCCGGTCATCCCCCGCTTCTCGGTTCAGCTCATCCACCGCACCATCGCACTCACCAGCACCGTGTTCGTGCTGCTGCATGTGGGCACGCTGCTCCTCGACAGCTACGCGAAACTGACCCTGAGCGACATCCTCGTCCCGTTCCTCAGCGCCGCGAAAAACCCGGTGTGGGTCGGGTTCGGCACCGTGGCTCTGGATCTCCTGATCGCGGTCATCGTCACGGCACTGCTTCGCAATCGGATCGGCACGCGCGCATTCAAGGCGGTGCACTGGGCGACCTACCTGCTCTGGCCGGTCTCCCTCGCACACGCCATCGGGTCCGGGACCAACGGCACTTCCGGCTGGTTTCTCGTCCTCGCCGGCTTCTGCACTCTCGCCGTCGCCGCAGCCGTCCTCTGGCGGCTCACGCCGCGATTCGAAGAAGCCGCCACGCTGCAGGAGGCTTCCCGTAACAGCCTCCGCCGTCCCGACGGAGGATCCCGATGA
- a CDS encoding NADH-ubiquinone oxidoreductase-F iron-sulfur binding region domain-containing protein — translation MNELATSVSVVRLLAAGERATLATHLATFGDLDLQRAADSLIAELDASGLTGRGGAGFPAWRKHAASRDAATGMNRPIVIANGAEGEPASGKDAVLLQDAPHLVIDGLLATAAAVGARRMYVYANRADLEYLAAAIAERRAVGGPTARNAARIRIVEATDTFISGEASAVVNAIEKGKAIPQDRTVRLTQRGLGGHPTLVHNLETLAHVALISRYGAAWFRSEGTPDDPGTRLVTISGDVPEPRVLEVAGGAPIADIIRQAGADPGTLSAVLVGGYHGSWLTRDQLGTPLAKASLAPYGASPGAGILIALGTQRCGVAATAEILGYLADQSARQCGPCKFGLPALAENWRSLAHGSSVVSTYTRITDLGNTIDGRGSCAHPDGSVRLSRSAQKAFADDLAEHARGRCLRTA, via the coding sequence ATGAACGAGCTCGCAACGTCTGTGTCCGTTGTCCGACTGCTCGCTGCCGGCGAGCGGGCGACGCTCGCCACTCACCTGGCGACCTTCGGGGACCTCGACCTCCAGCGCGCTGCCGACTCGCTCATCGCCGAACTGGACGCATCCGGGCTGACCGGGCGCGGCGGCGCGGGGTTCCCGGCCTGGCGGAAGCACGCGGCGAGCCGGGACGCGGCGACCGGCATGAATCGACCGATCGTGATCGCCAACGGCGCGGAGGGGGAACCGGCAAGCGGCAAGGACGCCGTTCTCCTGCAAGACGCTCCGCATCTCGTCATCGACGGGCTCCTGGCCACCGCAGCGGCGGTCGGCGCCCGCAGGATGTACGTCTACGCGAACCGCGCCGACCTCGAATACCTCGCCGCGGCGATCGCCGAGCGTCGCGCCGTGGGAGGACCCACCGCCCGGAACGCGGCCCGCATCCGCATCGTCGAAGCGACGGACACCTTCATCTCCGGGGAAGCCAGTGCCGTCGTCAACGCGATCGAGAAGGGCAAGGCGATCCCCCAGGACCGCACCGTGCGGCTCACCCAACGGGGGCTTGGCGGACATCCCACACTGGTGCACAACCTCGAGACGCTCGCACACGTCGCCCTCATCTCCCGTTACGGCGCTGCGTGGTTCCGCAGCGAAGGGACGCCGGATGATCCAGGCACGCGCCTGGTCACCATCAGCGGTGACGTCCCCGAGCCCCGCGTGCTGGAGGTGGCCGGGGGCGCCCCGATCGCCGACATCATCCGGCAGGCCGGGGCGGACCCGGGCACCCTCAGTGCGGTGCTCGTCGGTGGATATCACGGTTCCTGGCTGACACGCGACCAGCTCGGCACACCCCTCGCGAAGGCATCGCTGGCACCGTACGGGGCAAGCCCCGGCGCCGGGATACTGATAGCACTGGGAACCCAGCGCTGCGGTGTCGCGGCGACGGCGGAGATCCTCGGCTACCTCGCGGACCAGTCCGCACGGCAATGCGGTCCCTGCAAGTTCGGGCTTCCCGCCCTCGCCGAGAACTGGCGCTCGCTTGCACACGGCTCCTCCGTCGTCTCCACGTACACGCGGATCACCGATCTCGGGAACACGATCGACGGGCGCGGATCCTGCGCCCACCCGGACGGTAGCGTCCGGCTCAGCCGCAGCGCGCAGAAGGCCTTCGCCGACGACCTCGCCGAGCATGCCCGCGGCCGCTGTCTCAGAACCGCGTGA
- a CDS encoding ferredoxin, translated as MVEPHPIRLHIDWTRCDGRGLCTELLADVLERDEWGYPIARPGTLPRGADASDIPIPAHLAAAAADAESLCPLLALRLRDVIGRP; from the coding sequence ATGGTTGAACCTCACCCGATCCGTTTGCACATCGACTGGACCCGGTGCGACGGCCGAGGCCTCTGCACCGAACTGCTCGCAGACGTCCTCGAACGCGACGAATGGGGGTACCCCATCGCCCGCCCCGGCACCCTCCCCCGCGGCGCTGACGCGTCCGATATCCCCATCCCCGCACACCTGGCCGCGGCCGCCGCCGATGCCGAGTCGCTCTGCCCGTTGCTGGCGCTCAGACTCCGCGACGTGATCGGCCGTCCCTGA
- a CDS encoding ArsR family transcriptional regulator: protein MSLEGRASRYAALADPMRLRIVDLLTVGDASPTELQGRLLISSSLLAHHLGILEREAIIVRERSEADRRRTYVRLNDTAFDDLIPAPQLAARRVVFVCTGNSARSQLAAALWQDASDIPSTSAGTHPADRIEPGAIATAQRHGLHLGANRPCALVDVLEADDFVITVCDSAHEELVEPGQLHWSIPDPVRDGSDAAFDAAFDEIAARIEKLAPRVTPTSRAEDAGFALS from the coding sequence ATGAGTCTTGAAGGTCGAGCCAGCCGTTACGCGGCGCTTGCCGATCCGATGCGGCTGCGGATCGTCGACCTGCTCACGGTCGGCGACGCGTCGCCGACCGAGCTGCAGGGGCGGCTCCTGATCTCGTCGAGTCTGCTTGCCCATCACCTCGGGATCCTCGAGCGCGAGGCGATCATCGTCCGGGAACGGTCCGAAGCGGACCGGAGGCGCACCTACGTCCGCCTCAACGACACCGCGTTCGACGATCTGATCCCGGCGCCGCAGCTGGCTGCCCGCCGCGTGGTATTCGTGTGCACCGGAAACTCCGCGCGATCCCAGCTGGCGGCCGCCCTCTGGCAGGATGCGAGCGACATCCCCTCGACCTCTGCAGGCACCCACCCGGCGGACCGGATCGAACCGGGCGCGATCGCGACGGCCCAGCGACACGGACTGCACCTGGGTGCCAACAGACCGTGCGCGTTGGTCGACGTGCTCGAGGCCGACGACTTCGTAATCACCGTGTGCGACAGCGCGCACGAGGAGCTGGTCGAGCCCGGTCAGCTGCATTGGTCGATCCCGGATCCCGTCCGCGACGGCTCCGACGCCGCATTCGATGCCGCCTTCGATGAGATCGCCGCGCGGATCGAGAAGCTCGCCCCACGCGTGACTCCCACGTCACGTGCGGAGGACGCGGGATTCGCGCTTTCGTGA
- a CDS encoding aquaporin, whose protein sequence is MDAMNTTPLWRAVAAEFLGTGLLVAIIVGSGIAAQRLSPSETGLQLLENSTATAFGLAVLILIFQTVSGSHFNPVVTLADRALGAEARPLGIVTYIAAQILGGIGGAVLANLMFAVPTMISSKDRISTGHLLGEVVATAGLLLLIFALVRSGRTALVGPAVGAYIGAAYWFTSSTSFANPAVTIGRIFTDTFAGIAPISAAAYLGAQLVGAAVGVGLVFLFFPPVRKAFA, encoded by the coding sequence ATGGATGCGATGAACACAACACCCTTGTGGCGCGCCGTCGCCGCCGAGTTCCTGGGCACCGGGCTTCTGGTCGCGATCATCGTCGGATCGGGGATCGCCGCGCAGAGGCTGTCCCCGTCCGAGACGGGACTGCAGCTGTTGGAGAACTCGACGGCGACCGCGTTCGGTCTGGCGGTGCTGATCCTGATCTTCCAGACCGTGTCGGGATCGCACTTCAACCCGGTGGTCACGCTCGCCGACCGAGCCCTCGGGGCCGAGGCTCGACCGCTCGGAATCGTGACCTACATCGCCGCGCAGATCCTCGGCGGTATCGGAGGCGCCGTCCTCGCGAACCTCATGTTCGCCGTCCCGACGATGATCTCCAGCAAGGACCGGATCTCGACCGGTCACCTGCTCGGTGAGGTCGTCGCCACCGCCGGGCTGCTGCTGCTCATCTTCGCTCTGGTCCGTTCGGGAAGGACGGCGCTGGTCGGCCCCGCGGTCGGTGCCTACATCGGTGCCGCGTACTGGTTCACCTCGTCGACGTCCTTCGCGAATCCGGCGGTGACCATCGGACGCATCTTCACCGACACCTTCGCGGGCATCGCGCCCATCTCCGCCGCCGCCTACCTCGGCGCCCAGCTCGTCGGCGCCGCGGTCGGCGTCGGACTCGTCTTCCTCTTCTTCCCGCCCGTCCGAAAGGCCTTCGCATGA
- a CDS encoding FAD-dependent oxidoreductase: protein MTHLAIVGGSDAGISAALRARELDPDAEVTVVVADRYPNFSICGIPYYFTGEVTPWQSLAHRTAAELEATGMTLRLDTLATGIDVSGKRLEVRTPSGATQTIAYDELIVGTGALPSHAGIDGLDELGPADGVHVIHSMGDTFALDHDLATRQPQSAIIVGAGYVGLEMAEAFRVRGMAVTQLQRGPEVLSTLDPGLGALVHEELASHGVDVITGTIVTAVQKTAAGLTVTSLRDGGPFTCTADLVLAVVGVRPNTELLERAGATLGAGRAVAVDDRMRTGVPHVWAAGDGIVTHHRLLGLTYLPLGTTSHKQGRIAGENALGGDRAFPGSVGTQVVKVFDLVAARTGLHDRDAEAAGYEPFTAASAADDHKRYYPGAHPIHFRVTGDQRDGKLLGAQLVGRRGAEIAKRVDTFATALHAGLTVEALSDLDLSYTPPLGSPWDAVQVATQEWTRQSLRMTIETPA from the coding sequence ATGACCCACCTCGCCATCGTCGGCGGATCCGACGCCGGCATCTCCGCGGCCCTCCGCGCCCGCGAGCTCGACCCGGACGCCGAGGTGACCGTCGTCGTCGCCGACCGATACCCGAACTTCTCCATCTGCGGCATCCCCTACTACTTCACCGGCGAGGTCACCCCCTGGCAGTCGCTCGCGCACCGCACCGCGGCGGAGCTGGAAGCCACGGGGATGACTCTCCGGCTGGACACCCTTGCGACCGGCATCGACGTCTCCGGCAAGCGTCTCGAGGTCCGAACACCGAGCGGCGCCACCCAGACGATCGCCTATGACGAGCTCATCGTCGGCACCGGTGCACTGCCTTCGCACGCCGGGATCGACGGACTCGACGAGCTGGGACCCGCCGACGGGGTGCACGTCATCCACTCGATGGGCGACACCTTCGCCCTCGACCACGACCTCGCCACCCGGCAGCCGCAGTCGGCGATCATCGTCGGCGCCGGCTACGTGGGACTCGAGATGGCCGAAGCGTTCCGGGTGCGCGGGATGGCCGTGACCCAGCTGCAGCGTGGACCCGAGGTCCTCTCCACCCTCGACCCCGGACTCGGCGCGCTTGTGCACGAGGAACTCGCCTCACACGGCGTGGACGTCATCACCGGCACCATCGTGACCGCCGTGCAGAAGACGGCCGCGGGCCTGACCGTCACCAGCCTGCGCGACGGCGGCCCCTTCACCTGCACGGCCGACCTGGTCCTCGCCGTCGTGGGCGTCCGGCCGAACACTGAACTGCTCGAGCGCGCCGGCGCGACGCTCGGCGCCGGACGCGCCGTCGCGGTCGACGATCGGATGCGGACGGGCGTACCGCACGTGTGGGCCGCCGGCGACGGCATCGTCACCCACCATCGCCTCCTCGGCCTCACCTACCTGCCCCTGGGAACCACCTCGCACAAGCAGGGACGCATCGCCGGCGAGAACGCACTCGGCGGAGACCGCGCCTTCCCAGGGTCGGTCGGCACGCAGGTGGTAAAGGTCTTCGACCTCGTCGCAGCGCGCACCGGGCTCCACGACCGCGACGCCGAAGCCGCCGGCTACGAGCCCTTCACCGCCGCATCCGCCGCAGACGATCACAAGCGCTACTACCCCGGCGCCCACCCCATCCACTTCCGGGTGACCGGCGACCAGCGCGACGGGAAGCTGCTCGGCGCGCAGCTCGTCGGCCGCCGCGGAGCCGAGATCGCCAAACGGGTCGACACCTTCGCCACCGCGCTGCACGCCGGGTTGACCGTGGAGGCCCTCAGCGATCTCGACCTCTCCTACACGCCGCCGCTCGGATCCCCGTGGGACGCCGTGCAGGTCGCGACGCAGGAGTGGACGCGTCAGTCGCTCAGGATGACGATCGAGACACCGGCGTAA